Below is a window of Bacteroidota bacterium DNA.
CTTATGTAATAGTAAGAGCCTCCTAAATGTAAATAGGCAGAGGCAATACCATTATCAAAGTTTATATTCTTAGAAATGCGTAATGCTTTATTTGCATATTTTAAGGAGGAATCTGTTGATATTGCCCAATAAAATTCTGAGATTCTATTTAATGCAAATACATTTTGTTCTGTTTCTGCTGAGGTCAGAATGTTTTTGAAACTGTCTATTTTGTCTTGATTATCTGCAAATAATTGAACACATAGTGTTACAAAAAATAGTATTACTGAGATTTTTTGAATGTGATGCTGCAAGCACTTCATATCCTGACAGGCTTAATTTAGTGCTAAAATACAAAAAGACTTTCACATCTTGATTAATTCAGATTGTCGATAAGTCGAATCTATTGCCATGATGTAATGATGGATATTTGCAGGAATATGAGAAGGCTGTTTATTTCGATACCCATTAACCTGCATTATACAAAGCTGTGTAATGAA
It encodes the following:
- a CDS encoding tetratricopeptide repeat protein — encoded protein: MKCLQHHIQKISVILFFVTLCVQLFADNQDKIDSFKNILTSAETEQNVFALNRISEFYWAISTDSSLKYANKALRISKNINFDNGIASAYLHLGGSYYYISDYYQAIKYFKLSLELWQKIGDQKNEAAILSNLSMIYVTMGLYEKALDYNIQSQKICEKINDSE